Proteins found in one Asterias amurensis chromosome 13, ASM3211899v1 genomic segment:
- the LOC139945795 gene encoding uncharacterized protein isoform X1: MDDDSGEQNGPLELRLHSPAGAETAVYTWPLQHTDKNDGANEIVDTIKWVCDDIPELMAAMQQNVLNDFDAKSYESMHTLCEKYNRAIDAVRQLWKGTMCVLPLNKETTRGHLKHIMQQVYSHAIDDPDRLNAYEPFSPEVYGETSFDLVAQMLEHVKISPDDTFIDLGSGVGQVVLQVAASAKCKLTYGIEKADVPSAYGVKLMKEFERWMKWYGKEYSPSELHKGDFLSSEMKEKIANANIIFVNNFAFGPNVDHKLKERFANMKEGAKIVSSKAFCPLNFRITDRNLSDIGSIMHVVELSPLRGSVSWTGKPVSYYLHTIDRTLLEKYFQRLKDPKLREEEYKNWKNRNRRGVEFNAVKNLDFSRNSSDSESPVVGPTTRRKWTEWIQKDNTKENVDKNSDKASECSEPGRRQRRRKWKDVTDQLTETETKRKRGRPRKSGIGQDEISVTKKQSAVLGLEALHNHTVSLSQSPPDKKDSRQSHTQFNLPSMVTSKNKIKTSPTTLSTKQQHDVEKSLDRLLDSYKQQMLQFMVYMRSPEYLKLLYMQLDQEKIRKDQLGARQEQLEKQIDHLRQDSMKLLNVRLDELGIEAKTPAELVEKSKEIVGKRREVQLQCEALQNQILSIESANQKLVQESQQEVLSHSNPTSLITEQIIQEYNQQKHLRKELEKLESEVHKLEKMSVTPGDNHLFVQTKRGVKRNCGSPAGLVNGNYEHRRNNSLSPGCAKGVSSESPSPTAPVTKILPPNLSPRSAALAAGMQDYAHLSPGKAALHRRLSGYELITKESPNKLGLTQSSNEKEPVVNSDVKGKGANGKDKIQGGFAILAGLPDPASTQRVGMDGMKEGAVINKGSVANEPPVVSKSQRDVGHSNLGQAIPSMMASNAMVTSVITSVGLAGTLQKTTPTVQTSQTTPPMALISPLDIKHRGFFNLLTTSQVNKAMDTSMASLDAPLSPMNVTLYPSEPSKEHMPTSSTATITTSQNTLTTSSGVAVFTTSTPVLKSTVAGKPQLLSTCTNPSAAQLSSKSVMTTAVLTQPQPQPQPQQQLVKPKKSRKRASTTTVTTHIPAKLTTTSRQRSLETQDSIMTMLSNVNQPLRISAIPSPEGKMSSLDRSIGQTTQRGRARSTSRPIPKNKLCKAIIPPNNAASVTAERSICKTPDPSKEQSKERLPSPVSPEPSRPKIKESPNSKKLQAKINSGFESLAAFASTELDRSKQIRRQSAGNSPENQGRRDASKSPLGAGGRSPHVPQVASPEGTMESYKKKGSSVSFGGEDIQKAGGTPMIALTSHLGPSVPSSQNSVVSLNHSANVQSLPNAADGVRFGETERRLIEDIDDDDDVHIDVEETDSMQELLKPRTPGWRRMADEEALQYIDEEKEEELPPQPEKPVILVEKTPSNVAKTEAAVPSPTQARHQQSNLLSLSASTRGMSASQVSNNNRSVNTTAPSQGPQYNQANIARQYAAQHQRLAGMMGAITGQGSISGQGVPPLPARPSQQSAPARTSQTSAPTRPSQQSAPARTSQQSAPARPSQQSAPARPSQQSVPTRPSQQSAPARPSQQSAPARPSQQSAPARPSQQSAPARPSQQSAPARPSQQSAPARTTQQSVPQHAAGQPKFVQMSGSSPTMPIGNRSVAAITSTVSQTSTANSITNSIVEVAPADQFHKKFSRKEGRKFGKLWLQHQLNPNNDPKINAPSVTQGKSSDIGPQAVRTDNQLVDHKWKRQHHMNANYNSQANFTPKSSMNHQHQPGASMQYTAPGNTSKHPRSNQGHQHSGYNVTSAATQKLSHPQLTGDWKMSNKQYAPNWEGKFAAESNITAPAAGNSCQRGGTRQEGRVNTPYIELKSQHQRNGPPQHGAAQSGQYKGAGDANLNSKVKHMAVNEPEEVSPTLKSCSQNSATASYLNNASLFSNTPHYSNTLQHQQQPAQQTPYNHIQSLPNRAGIPLQNARSNFNHTPSPTSPNHFRPPYPSPPAPHQNRMMSKGSTPPLTSPTEQPPPPPPPPPRNDKTTPPPPPPGRPLPPRINSMRPGMAISPGFSMLTPYPMPTRPEIGIPTYLHSSYPHPQANLAGFTAPNATPGYVMQYGTTPR, translated from the exons ATGGACGACGACTCAGGCGAGCAAAATGGACCGTTGGAATTGAGGTTACACAGCCCTGCCGGAGCAGAAACTGCCGTCTACACTTGGCCTCTGCAGCACACG GATAAGAATGATGGAGCAAATGAAATCGTCGACACAATCAA ATGGGTCTGTGATGATATACCAGAGCTTATGGCCGCCATGCAGCAAAATGTACTCAATGATTTTGATGCAAAAAG CTACGAAAGTATGCATACACTGTGTGAGAAGTATAACAGAGCTATTGATGCAGTTAGACAGCTG TGGAAAGGGACAATGTGTGTACTACCTCTGAACAAGGAAACTACCCGTGGCCATCTGAAACACATCATGCAGCAGGTTTACAGCCATGCCATCGATGACCCCGACAGATTGAATGCGTATGAGCCATTCTCACCAGAG GTCTATGGTGAGACGTCCTTTGATCTTGTGGCTCAGATGTTAGAACATGTTAAGATATCACCAGATGACACCTTCATTGATCTTGGCAGTG GTGTGGGTCAGGTTGTACTTCAGGTGGCTGCCTCTGCAAAGTGTAAGTTGACGTACGGCATAGAGAAAGCAGACGTCCCTTCAGCATATGGAGTG AAACTGATGAAAGAATTTGAGCGCTGGATGAAATGGTATGGGAAGGAGTACAGTCCGTCTGAACTCCACAAAGGTGACTTTCTGTCTAGTGAGATGAAAGAGAAAATAGCCAatgccaa CATCATCTTCGTCAACAATTTCGCGTTTGGACCAAATGTGGACCACAAG TTGAAGGAACGCTTTGCCAATATGAAAGAAGGTGCTAAGATCGTCTCATCTAAAGCTTTCTGCCCGCTCAACTTCAGAATCACAGATAGAAATTTAAGTG ATATTGGTAGCATCATGCATGTTGTTGAGTTATCTCCACTACGTGGGTCTGTATCATGGACTGGCAAACCTGTCTCTTACTACCTCCATACTATTGATAGGACACTG CTTGAGAAGTATTTTCAGCGATTAAAAGATCCAAAACTCAGG GAAGAAGAATACAAGAACTGGAAGAATAGAAATAGAAGAGGAGTAGAATTCAACGCAGTTAAGAATCTAGACTTCAGTAGGAATTCCAGCGATAGTGAGTCGCCCGTTGTTGGTCCGACGACGAGACGCAAATGGACAGAATGGATTCAGAAAGACAACACAAAGGAGAATGTTGACAAGAATTCTGATAAG GCTTCTGAGTGTTCCGAGCCAGGCAGgagacagagaagaagaaaatGGAAAGATGTAACAGATCAACTTACTGAG ACGGAGACTAAACGCAAGAGAGGGCGCCCTCGCAAGTCAGGAATTGGTCAGGATGAGATCTCGGTGACTAAGAAGCAATCTGCAGTTCTTGGATTGGAAGCACTGCACAATCATACAGTGTCTTTGAGTCAGTCACCTCCTGATAAGAAAG ATTCAAGGCAAAGTCATACCCAATTCAATCTTCCAAGTATGGTCACATCCAAGAATAAAATCAAGACGAGTCCAACCACGCTAAGCACGAAACAACAGCATGATGTGGAGAAATCCCTGGACAGGCTACTGG aCTCGTACAAGCAGCAGATGCTACAGTTTATGGTGTATATGAGAAGTCCTGAATACCTCAAGCTTTTATACATGCAGCTGGACCAAGAAAAG attcGAAAGGATCAGCTTGGAGCAAGACAAGAGCAACTGGAGAAACAGATTGATCATCTGAGACAGGACAGCATGAAACTACTAAATGTACGTCTAGATGAG CTTGGTATCGAAGCTAAGACGCCGGCGGAGCTTGTAGAGAAGTCAAAGGAGATTGTTGGAAAGCGCAGAGAGGTACAGCTTCAATGTGAGGCTTTGCAGAACCAAATCTTATCTATAGAATCAGCTAATCAGAAATTG GTTCAGGAGAGTCAGCAAGAAGTGCTGAGTCATTCCAATCCAACATCGCTAATCACTGAGCAGATTATACAAGAATACAATCAACAGAAACATCTTCGTAAAGAATTGGAGAAGTTGGAGTCTGAG GTTCATAAACTAGAGAAGATGTCAGTTACTCCAGGGGATAATCATCTATTTGTCCAAACCAAGCGAGGTGTGAAGCGGAATTGTGGCAGTCCTGCAG GTCTAGTTAATGGTAACTATGAGCATCGTAGAAATAACAGCTTGAGCCCAGGATGTGCCAAGGGGGTTAGCTCTGAGAGTCCATCCCCCACTGCACCAGTCACCAAAATACTGCCACCCAATCTGTCCCCACGCTCTGCTGCCCTCGCCGCCGGAATGCAAGACTACGCGCATCTATCCCCCGGTAAAGCAGCCCTCCATCGTAGACTCTCTGGGTATGAACTTATCACGAAGGAGTCACCCAATAAACTGGGTCTGACGCAGAGTAGCAATGAAAAGGAACCAGTTGTGAATTCTGATGTCAAAGGAAAAGGCGCTAATGGGAAGGACAAGATCCAGGGAGGTTTTGCAATCCTTGCCGGTCTACCAGACCCAGCATCGACACAGAGAGTTGGAATGGACGGAatgaaagagggcgctgttatcAATAAGGGCAGTGTGGCCAACGAGCCACCAGTTGTATCTAAAAGCCAGCGTGACGTCGGACATTCCAACCTTGGGCAAGCAATTCCTTCCATGATGGCAAGTAATGCCATGGTAACATCAGTCATTACATCAGTGGGACTCGCTGGAACACTCCAAAAGACCACGCCCACAGTTCAGACCTCCCAGACCACGCCCCCAATGGCTCTGATCAGCCCGCTTGACATCAAGCATCGTGGTTTCTTCAACTTGCTAACTACGAGCCAGGTAAATAAGGCAATGGACACAAGCATGGCATCACTGGATGCTCCCCTCAGTCCCATGAATGTTACATTATACCCCAGTGAGCCTAGTAAAGAACATATGCCTACCAGCAGTACTGCAACCATAACTACCTCACAGAACACTTTGACAACTTCCAGCGGGGTGGCTGTCTTCACAACCTCCACCCCGGTGCTGAAATCAACAGTTGCAGGGAAACCTCAGCTGTTGTCTACTTGTACAAATCCGTCCGCTGCACAGCTGTCTTCGAAATCGGTTATGACTACAGCCGTCTTGACACAGCCGCAGccgcagccacagccacagcagCAGCTTGTCAAACCCAAGAAGAGTCGTAAGCGAGCTTCAACCACCACAGTGACCACTCACATTCCAGCCAAGTTGACCACCACATCAAGACAGAGAAGTCTTGAAACCCAAGACAGCATCATGACGATGTTGAGCAATGTGAACCAGCCGCTGCGCATCAGTGCAATTCCCTCCCCAGAGGGTAAAATGTCATCCTTGGATCGATCCATAGGGCAGACGACACAAAGAGGAAGAGCCAGATCAACTTCAAGACCTATACCAAAGAA TAAGTTGTGTAAGGCGATTATTCCCCCAAACAATGCTGCATCAGTAACTGCTGAAAGATCCATCTGTAAGACACCAGACCCTTCAAAAGAACAAAGTAAAG AGAGACTTCCTTCTCCTGTATCTCCAGAGCCATCAAGACCTAAGATCAAGGAGTCGCCAAACAGCAAGAAGCTTCAAGCTAAGATCAACAGTGGTTTTGAGTCTCTTGCTGCTTTTGCATCCACCGAGCTAGACCGTAGCAAGCAAATCCGTCGTCAGAGTGCTGGGAACAGCCCGGAGAACCAAGGGAGGAGAGATGCTTCAAAGAGTCCTCTTGGCGCAGGAGGACGCTCACCCCATGTACCTCAGGTAGCAAGCCCAGAAGGGACTATGGAGAGCTATAAGAAGAAGGGTAGTTCAGTCAGCTTTGGAGGGGAGGATATCCAGAAGGCTGGAGGCACTCCAATGATTGCTTTGACTTCCCACTTGGGACCCAGCGTCCCTTCCTCTCAAAACAGTGTGGTATCTTTGAATCACTCTGCAAATGTGCAATCACTACCTAATGCTGCAGATGGTGTGAGGTTTGGAGAGACTGAACGCCGTCTTATTGAGGACATTGATGACGACGATGATGTACACATCGACGTGGAGGAAACAGACTCCATGCAGGAGCTCCTTAAACCAAGGACTCCAGGATGGAGACGTATGGCAGATGAGGAGGCTCTGCAATATATTGAtgaggaaaaagaagaagagttACCTCCTCAGCCAGAGAAGCCGGTGATCCTGGTAGAGAAGACTCCTTCAAACGTGGCTAAGACAGAGGCAGCAGTCCCTTCGCCTACTCAGGCCAGACATCAACAGAGCAACTTGTTAAGTCTCTCTGCTTCCACTCGGGGTATGTCAGCATCACAAGTAAGCAATAACAATCGGTCTGTGAATACCACTGCACCTAGCCAAGGACCGCAGTACAACCAGGCAAACATAGCCAGACAGTATGCTGCTCAGCATCAAAGGTTAGCTGGGATGATGGGAGCCATAACTGGGCAAGGATCCATATCTGGGCAAGGTGTACCACCTTTGCCTGCCAGACCATCACAGCAGTCTGCGCCTGCCAGAACATCACAGACGTCTGCACCTACCAGACCATCACAGCAGTCTGCGCCTGCCAGAACATCACAGCAGTCTGCGCCTGCCAGACCATCGCAGCAGTCAGCGCCTGCCAGACCATCGCAGCAGTCTGTTCCCACCAGACCATCACAGCAGTCTGCGCCTGCCAGACCATCACAGCAGTCTGCGCCTGCCAGACCATCACAGCAGTCTGCGCCCGCCAGACCATCACAGCAGTCTGCGCCTGCCAGACCATCGCAGCAGTCAGCGCCTGCCAGACCATCGCAGCAGTCAGCGCCTGCCAGAACAACACAGCAATCTGTGCCTCAGCATGCAGCAGGACAACCCAAGTTTGTCCAGATGTCTGGCAGCAGTCCCACCATGCCGATTGGTAATCGATCTGTAGCAGCCATCACCTCAACTGTAAGCCAGACTAGCACGGCTAACTCGATCACCAACAGTATTGTCGAAGTGGCCCCTGCCGATCAGTTCCATAAGAAGTTCTCCCGCAAGGAGGGGCGGAAATTCGGAAAGCTTTGGCTTCAGCATCAACTGAATCCAAATAATGATCCAAAAATTAATGCTCCGAGTGTAACCCAGGGTAAGTCATCTGATATTGGACCTCAAGCTGTAAGGACAGACAATCAGCTTGTTGACCATAAATGGAAGAGACAGCACCACATGAATGCTAACTATAACTCACAAGCAAACTTTACACCAAAGTCATCCATGAATCACCAACATCAACCTGGCGCATCGATGCAATACACGGCCCCAGGAAACACGTCCAAACATCCACGGTCAAACCAGGGTCATCAACACTCGGGTTACAACGTGACTTCGGCTGCTACTCAGAAACTCTCTCATCCTCAGCTTACTGGCGATTGGAAAATGAGCAACAAGCAGTATGCGCCAAACTGGGAAGGCAAGTTTGCTGCTGAGAGTAATATCACCGCTCCGGCAGCCGGTAATTCTTGCCAACGTGGTGGTACTAGACAGGAAGGGAGGGTCAATACTCCgtatattgagctcaaatcacAGCATCAGAGGAATGGGCCACCCCAGCATGGAGCAGCACAATCAGGACAGTATAAAGGTGCCGGAGATGCAAACCTTAACTCTAAAGTGAAACACATGGCTGTGAATGAACCTGAAGAAGTGTCACCGACTCTGAAGTCATGTTCTCAGAATAGTGCTACTGCTAGTTACCTCAACAATGCTTCATTATTCTCCAATACACCACACTACAGTAACACACTGCAGCACCAACAGCAGCCTGCTCAGCAGACTCCATATAATCACATCCAGAGTCTTCCAAACCGTGCTGGGATACCTTTGCAAAATGCCCGCTCAAACTTTAACCACACCCCATCGCCGACCTCCCCAAATCATTTTAGACCCCCATACCCAAGCCCCCCTGCCCCTCACCAGAATAGGATGATGTCAAAAGGGTCGACACCACCACTGACTTCCCCAACTGAACAACCACCCCCTCCTCCACCTCCTCCCCCTAGGAATGACAAGACCACGcctccccctcctccccctGGTAGACCACTACCTCCACGCATCAACAGCATGCGACCTGGTATGGCCATCTCCCCGGGATTCTCCATGCTAACACCGTATCCAATGCCTACTCGTCCAGAAATAGGAATACCTACGTACCTACACTCATCCTACCCACACCCACAGGCTAACCTAGCTGGGTTTACCGCACCTAATGCCACGCCCGGTTATGTCATGCAGTATGGGACCACGCCCAGATGA